From a single Equus asinus isolate D_3611 breed Donkey chromosome 2, EquAss-T2T_v2, whole genome shotgun sequence genomic region:
- the BLOC1S2 gene encoding biogenesis of lysosome-related organelles complex 1 subunit 2 produces MRRHPRTGSRAVPGMAAAAEGVLATQREEPVRDDAAVETAEEAKEPAEADITELCRDMFSKMATYLTGELTATSEDYKLLENMNKLTSLKYLEMKDIAINISRNLKDLNQKYAGLQPYLDQINVIEEQVAALEQAAYKLDAYSKKLEAKYKKLEKR; encoded by the exons ATGCGCAGGCATCCCAGAACCGGAAGCCGCGCGGTACCCGGCATGGCGGCCGCAGCCGAGGGTGTCCTCGCGACCCAACGGGAGGAGCCGGTTCGAG ACGATGCCGCGGTGGAGACAGCTGAGGAAGCAAAGGAGCCGGCTGAGGCTGACATCACTGAGCTCTGCCGGGACATGTTCTCCAAAATGGCAACTTACTTGACTGGGGAACTGACGG CTACCAGCGAAGACTATAAGCTCctggaaaatatgaataaactaaCCAGCCTGAAGTATCTTGAAATGAAAGATATTGCTATAAACATTAGTAGAAACTTAAAGGACTTAAACCAGAAGT atgctGGACTGCAGCCTTATCTGGATCAGATCAATGTAATTGAGGAGCAGGTAGCAGCTCTTGAGCAGGCGGCCTACAAGTTGGATGCATATTCAAAAAAACTGG AAGCCAAGTACAAGAAGCTGGAGAAGCGATGA
- the CWF19L1 gene encoding CWF19-like protein 1 isoform X2 yields MAQKPLRLLACGDVEGKFDVLFNRVRAIQKKSGNFDLLLCVGNFFGSTPDAEWEEYKTGIKKAPIQTYVLGANNQETVKYFQDADGCELAENITYLGRKGIFTGSSGLQIVYLSGTESLDEPVPGYSFSPKDVSSLRTMLCSTSQFKGVDILLTSPWPKYVGNFGNFSGEVDTKKCGSALVSSLATGLKPRYHFAALEKTYYERLPYRNHIVLQENAQHATRFIALANVGNPEKKKYLYAFSIVPMKLMDTAELVKQPPDVTENPYRKSGKEASIGKQIPAPEEETACQFFFDLNEKQGRKRSSTGRDSKSSPHPKQPRKPPQPPGPCWFCLASPEVEKHLVVNIGTHCYLALAKGGLCDDHVLILPIGHYQSVVELSAEVVEEVEKYKATLRRFFKSRGERCVLFERNYKSHHLQLQIAQPGAAYFYVELDTGEKLFHRIKKNFPLQFGREVLASEAILNIPDKSDWRQCQISKEEEETLACRFRKDFEPFDFTLDD; encoded by the exons ATGGCTCAGAAACCGCTGCGCCT CTTGGCTTGTGGAGATGTTGAAGGAAAGTTTGACGTTTTGTTCAATCGAGTTCGAGCAATTCAGAAGAAAAGTGGAAACTTTGAT CTGCTGTTGTGTGTAGGAAATTTCTTTGGCTCCACTCCGGATGCTGAATGGGAGGAGTATAAAACTGGCATCAAGAAAG CTCCTATTCAGACATATGTGCTGGGTGCAAATAACCAGGAAACAGTAAAATATTTCCAAGATGCTGATGGGTGTGAATTAGCTGAAAACATTACTTATCTGG GTCGTAAAGGTATCTTCACTGGAAGCTCGGGGCTGCAGATTGTGTACCTCAGTGGGACAGAGTCCTTAGATGAGCCGGTCCCAGGTTACAGTTTTAGTCCCAAGGATGTGTCTTCCCTGAGAACAATGCTCTGTTCAACATCCCAGTTTAAAGGTGTTGATATCTTGCTCACATCCCCGTGGCCCAAGTATGTGGGGAACTTTGGGAATTTTTCT GGAGAAGTGGATACCAAAAAATGTGGCTCTGCTTTGGTCTCCAGTCTTGCCACAGGCTTGAAACCAAGATACCATTTTGCTGCTTTAGAAAAGACCTATTATGAGAGGCTTCCATATCG AAACCACATCGTTCTGCAGGAAAATGCACAGCATGCCACCAGGTTCATAGCTCTGGCAAATGTTggaaatccagaaaagaaaaag taCCTTTATGCATTCAGTATTGTTCCTATGAAACTAATGGATACAGCAGAACTGGTAAAACAGCCTCCAGATGTCACTGAAAACCCATACAGAAAATCTGGGAAGGAAGCATCCATAGGAAAGCAAATTCCTGCCCCTGAG GAAGAAACAGCCTGtcaatttttctttgatttaaatgAAAAGCAGGGAAGGAAGCGTTCATCTACAGGCAGAGATAGCAAGTCATCTCCTCACCCAAAGCAGCCTCGCAAACCTC CTCAGCCTCCAGGACCCTGCTGGTTTTGCCTTGCCAGCCCTGAAGTGGAAAAGCACTTGGTGGTCAACATTGGCACACAT TGCTACCTTGCCCTGGCCAAAGGAGGCTTGTGTGATGACCATGTCCTCATCCTGCCCATTGGACACTACCAGTCAGTGGTGGAGCTTTCAGCAGAGGTGGTGGAAGAGGTGGAGAAGTATAAGGCTACATTGAGGCGGTTCTTTAAGAGTCGAGGGGAACGGTGTGTTCTATTTGAGAGAAATTATAAGAGCCATCACCTGCAGTTACAG ATTGCACAGCCAGGAGcagcatatttttatgttgaACTTGACACAGGAGAGAAGCTTTTccatagaattaaaaagaattttcctttgCAATTTGGAAG
- the CWF19L1 gene encoding CWF19-like protein 1 isoform X1 produces MAQKPLRLLACGDVEGKFDVLFNRVRAIQKKSGNFDLLLCVGNFFGSTPDAEWEEYKTGIKKAPIQTYVLGANNQETVKYFQDADGCELAENITYLGRKGIFTGSSGLQIVYLSGTESLDEPVPGYSFSPKDVSSLRTMLCSTSQFKGVDILLTSPWPKYVGNFGNFSGEVDTKKCGSALVSSLATGLKPRYHFAALEKTYYERLPYRNHIVLQENAQHATRFIALANVGNPEKKKYLYAFSIVPMKLMDTAELVKQPPDVTENPYRKSGKEASIGKQIPAPEEETACQFFFDLNEKQGRKRSSTGRDSKSSPHPKQPRKPPQPPGPCWFCLASPEVEKHLVVNIGTHCYLALAKGGLCDDHVLILPIGHYQSVVELSAEVVEEVEKYKATLRRFFKSRGERCVLFERNYKSHHLQLQVIPVPLSCCTTDDIKDAFITQAQEQQIELLEIPEHSDIKQIAQPGAAYFYVELDTGEKLFHRIKKNFPLQFGREVLASEAILNIPDKSDWRQCQISKEEEETLACRFRKDFEPFDFTLDD; encoded by the exons ATGGCTCAGAAACCGCTGCGCCT CTTGGCTTGTGGAGATGTTGAAGGAAAGTTTGACGTTTTGTTCAATCGAGTTCGAGCAATTCAGAAGAAAAGTGGAAACTTTGAT CTGCTGTTGTGTGTAGGAAATTTCTTTGGCTCCACTCCGGATGCTGAATGGGAGGAGTATAAAACTGGCATCAAGAAAG CTCCTATTCAGACATATGTGCTGGGTGCAAATAACCAGGAAACAGTAAAATATTTCCAAGATGCTGATGGGTGTGAATTAGCTGAAAACATTACTTATCTGG GTCGTAAAGGTATCTTCACTGGAAGCTCGGGGCTGCAGATTGTGTACCTCAGTGGGACAGAGTCCTTAGATGAGCCGGTCCCAGGTTACAGTTTTAGTCCCAAGGATGTGTCTTCCCTGAGAACAATGCTCTGTTCAACATCCCAGTTTAAAGGTGTTGATATCTTGCTCACATCCCCGTGGCCCAAGTATGTGGGGAACTTTGGGAATTTTTCT GGAGAAGTGGATACCAAAAAATGTGGCTCTGCTTTGGTCTCCAGTCTTGCCACAGGCTTGAAACCAAGATACCATTTTGCTGCTTTAGAAAAGACCTATTATGAGAGGCTTCCATATCG AAACCACATCGTTCTGCAGGAAAATGCACAGCATGCCACCAGGTTCATAGCTCTGGCAAATGTTggaaatccagaaaagaaaaag taCCTTTATGCATTCAGTATTGTTCCTATGAAACTAATGGATACAGCAGAACTGGTAAAACAGCCTCCAGATGTCACTGAAAACCCATACAGAAAATCTGGGAAGGAAGCATCCATAGGAAAGCAAATTCCTGCCCCTGAG GAAGAAACAGCCTGtcaatttttctttgatttaaatgAAAAGCAGGGAAGGAAGCGTTCATCTACAGGCAGAGATAGCAAGTCATCTCCTCACCCAAAGCAGCCTCGCAAACCTC CTCAGCCTCCAGGACCCTGCTGGTTTTGCCTTGCCAGCCCTGAAGTGGAAAAGCACTTGGTGGTCAACATTGGCACACAT TGCTACCTTGCCCTGGCCAAAGGAGGCTTGTGTGATGACCATGTCCTCATCCTGCCCATTGGACACTACCAGTCAGTGGTGGAGCTTTCAGCAGAGGTGGTGGAAGAGGTGGAGAAGTATAAGGCTACATTGAGGCGGTTCTTTAAGAGTCGAGGGGAACGGTGTGTTCTATTTGAGAGAAATTATAAGAGCCATCACCTGCAGTTACAG GTTATTCCTGTGCCACTCAGCTGCTGCACTACTGATGACATTAAAGATGCCTTCATTACCCAGGCACAGGAGCAGCAGATAGAGCTGTTGGAAATCCCAGAGCACTCTGACATCAAGCAG ATTGCACAGCCAGGAGcagcatatttttatgttgaACTTGACACAGGAGAGAAGCTTTTccatagaattaaaaagaattttcctttgCAATTTGGAAG